From a region of the Acidimicrobiales bacterium genome:
- a CDS encoding acyl-CoA dehydrogenase family protein: MDFSLPPEVEDYRRTIRKIVAESFTAADVDRMHATGTFDAPRLNLALAERGFLERAVPGLGKGDPIELWVLFNELEKASAPIDGLAVALMIAGVVNAVGTDEQKARIIPSIVSGEALVCMGYSEPDHGSDVAGITTRAVRDGDEWVINGAKMWTTMAHEATWLILLTRTDTELPKHKGLTMFILPMDTPGITVEAVHTMATERTNATWYDDVRVGDDAVLGEVNGGWRTMTVALAFERGVMGGTNAAVPLLRHFRHWAAEVGLDRDPAVREQMARSAIDMQVATLLTQRSAWIAATGGMPGLEGSMTKVFASEAYQRASKAFQEIAGPAGLLQFHEPGAAAHGFIEYDARHAPVTTIYGGTTEINRNNIAERHLGLPKARR, encoded by the coding sequence ATGGACTTCTCCCTGCCACCCGAGGTCGAGGACTACCGCCGCACGATCCGCAAGATCGTCGCCGAGTCGTTCACGGCGGCAGACGTCGATCGGATGCACGCCACGGGCACCTTCGACGCACCGCGGCTCAACCTCGCGCTGGCCGAGCGGGGATTCCTGGAACGGGCCGTACCCGGTCTCGGCAAGGGTGACCCGATCGAGTTGTGGGTGTTGTTCAACGAGCTCGAGAAGGCCAGCGCACCGATCGACGGACTCGCAGTGGCGCTCATGATCGCCGGCGTCGTGAACGCCGTCGGCACCGACGAGCAGAAGGCCCGCATCATCCCGTCGATCGTCTCCGGCGAGGCCCTGGTGTGCATGGGCTACAGCGAGCCCGACCACGGCTCCGACGTGGCCGGCATCACCACCAGGGCCGTCCGTGACGGTGACGAGTGGGTGATCAACGGCGCCAAGATGTGGACGACCATGGCCCACGAGGCCACCTGGCTGATCCTGCTCACCCGCACCGACACCGAGTTGCCCAAGCACAAGGGCCTGACCATGTTCATCCTGCCGATGGACACGCCCGGGATCACCGTCGAGGCCGTGCACACCATGGCCACCGAGCGCACCAACGCCACCTGGTACGACGACGTGCGGGTGGGCGACGACGCGGTGCTTGGCGAGGTGAACGGCGGGTGGCGCACCATGACCGTCGCTCTCGCCTTCGAGCGGGGGGTGATGGGTGGCACCAACGCCGCAGTGCCGCTGCTGCGTCACTTCCGGCACTGGGCCGCCGAGGTGGGCCTCGACCGCGATCCGGCCGTGCGCGAGCAGATGGCGCGCAGCGCCATCGACATGCAGGTCGCCACCCTGCTCACGCAGCGCTCTGCGTGGATCGCCGCCACCGGCGGCATGCCCGGTCTCGAGGGTTCCATGACCAAGGTCTTCGCCAGCGAGGCCTACCAACGGGCGAGCAAGGCGTTCCAGGAGATCGCCGGGCCGGCCGGGCTCCTGCAGTTCCACGAGCCAGGCGCGGCGGCGCACGGGTTCATCGAGTACGACGCCCGCCACGCCCCGGTCACGACGATCTACGGCGGCACCACCGAGATCAACCGCAACAACATCGCGGAGCGCCACCTCGGTTTGCCGAAGGCGCGCCGGTAG
- a CDS encoding CPBP family intramembrane metalloprotease, whose amino-acid sequence MAIFVVTAVVLAVFNITRGLGAFGSFDDLAAVGLLVVLAVGAWWTGATRDQLGLRRSDARTGLAWGAGAFLLVLVAVVLAAIVPATSGFLDDSRADVSLPTMVVEVAFVILVATVLPEELAFRGILLGVGRDAWGAWRATLVSSALFGVWHISPTLGTMTANAQLAGTTESTGGQVLVVVGSVAVTFVAGLVFCWLRLRSRSLVAPVIAHLATNGVAFVVAWTLLR is encoded by the coding sequence GTGGCGATCTTCGTGGTCACCGCCGTGGTCCTGGCGGTGTTCAACATCACGCGGGGGCTCGGCGCCTTCGGGTCGTTCGACGACCTCGCCGCCGTCGGTCTCCTCGTCGTGTTGGCGGTCGGCGCGTGGTGGACCGGCGCCACCCGCGACCAGCTCGGGCTGCGTCGGAGCGACGCCCGCACCGGTCTGGCGTGGGGAGCAGGTGCGTTCCTCCTCGTCCTCGTCGCGGTGGTGCTGGCGGCGATCGTGCCCGCCACGTCCGGCTTCCTCGACGACAGTCGGGCCGACGTCTCGCTGCCGACGATGGTGGTCGAGGTCGCGTTCGTCATCCTGGTGGCGACGGTGCTGCCCGAGGAGCTGGCCTTCCGGGGGATCCTCCTCGGCGTCGGCCGAGATGCCTGGGGGGCGTGGCGGGCGACGCTGGTCTCGTCGGCGCTGTTCGGGGTCTGGCACATCTCGCCGACGCTCGGCACGATGACCGCCAACGCTCAGCTCGCCGGGACCACCGAGTCCACCGGCGGTCAGGTGCTGGTCGTCGTCGGCTCGGTGGCCGTCACCTTCGTCGCCGGTCTGGTGTTCTGCTGGCTCCGGCTGCGGTCGCGAAGCCTGGTGGCGCCGGTGATCGCCCACCTGGCCACCAACGGTGTGGCATTCGTCGTTGCCTGGACCCTGCTGCGTTGA
- a CDS encoding alpha/beta-hydrolase family protein, with protein MTDLPQTAARSAPQGPVEAIAAPQRWRDALRAPVAPVACWLGLLAGWVSVFPTLLPRAGWAQGVITAVSVSVWLVVGAVLAWVARVGWGLAGRPVPTVLPYGRRIFAAVAGIVVVVALGAWATWQNEQRRGIGMSTISPAQILVVVVVAALVGAVLFVVGRTLAWAVRRLDRRITRYVPRWAAVAITVVVVVVGGVVLTRDVVARELLDRVNESFSTFDDETPPGIAQPTSPLRSGGPGSEAAWDTLGYEGRNFTGGGPTVADLQAFAAPGVTAQEPIRVYAGLQSADGFEAQAQLAVEELERTGAFDRSVLVVATVTGTGWVDPVSAAAVEYLNAGDTAIVASQYSYLPSWISFLVDLDKAAESSEALNDAVIARWSQLPEDQRPRLVQFGLSLGSYGSEATFATGDAESSIAAATAAVDAVLWAGPTFANPIWGKVLDERTGGSPVWAPEFDSVTLTGTPGAPPAPGRLSGRPVVYATHPTDPVTWASTASLTAKPPWMDAPTGIGVPEPLLWAPGVTLVQEVFDLMAGFSAAPGYGHNYDPNMADAWTLVAAPDAWSAARTEQLRTVLSAYAEGASSS; from the coding sequence GTGACCGATCTCCCGCAGACCGCCGCCCGGTCCGCGCCCCAGGGCCCCGTCGAGGCGATCGCCGCGCCGCAGCGCTGGCGTGACGCCCTCCGGGCGCCGGTGGCCCCGGTCGCCTGCTGGCTGGGGCTGCTCGCCGGATGGGTGTCGGTGTTCCCCACCCTCCTGCCCCGCGCCGGCTGGGCCCAGGGTGTCATCACCGCGGTCTCGGTCTCGGTCTGGCTCGTCGTCGGCGCGGTCCTGGCGTGGGTGGCGCGGGTCGGCTGGGGGCTGGCCGGCCGTCCGGTCCCGACGGTGCTCCCGTACGGACGGCGGATCTTCGCCGCCGTCGCCGGCATCGTCGTGGTCGTCGCCCTCGGGGCGTGGGCGACCTGGCAGAACGAGCAGCGCCGGGGGATCGGGATGTCCACCATCTCGCCCGCGCAGATCCTGGTGGTCGTGGTCGTCGCCGCCCTCGTCGGTGCGGTGCTGTTCGTCGTCGGTCGCACGCTGGCGTGGGCGGTGCGCCGGCTGGACCGTCGCATCACGCGGTACGTCCCTCGATGGGCGGCCGTGGCGATCACCGTGGTGGTGGTCGTCGTCGGCGGGGTGGTCCTCACCCGCGACGTCGTCGCCCGCGAGCTGCTCGACCGGGTGAACGAGAGCTTCTCGACCTTCGACGACGAGACCCCGCCGGGCATCGCCCAACCGACGTCCCCGCTCCGCTCGGGCGGCCCCGGGTCGGAGGCGGCGTGGGACACCCTCGGGTACGAGGGCCGCAACTTCACCGGCGGCGGCCCCACCGTGGCCGACCTCCAGGCCTTCGCGGCCCCCGGGGTGACCGCCCAGGAGCCGATCCGCGTCTATGCCGGCCTGCAGTCGGCCGACGGGTTCGAGGCGCAGGCCCAGCTGGCCGTCGAGGAACTCGAGCGCACCGGCGCCTTCGACCGATCCGTGCTCGTCGTTGCCACCGTCACCGGCACGGGGTGGGTCGACCCGGTGTCGGCCGCCGCGGTGGAGTACCTCAACGCCGGCGACACCGCGATCGTCGCCTCCCAGTACTCCTACCTCCCGAGCTGGATCTCCTTCCTCGTCGACCTGGACAAGGCGGCCGAGTCGTCCGAGGCGCTCAATGACGCCGTCATCGCCCGGTGGTCGCAGCTCCCCGAGGACCAGCGGCCCCGGCTCGTCCAGTTCGGTCTGAGCCTCGGGTCCTACGGGTCGGAGGCGACGTTCGCCACCGGCGACGCCGAGTCGTCGATCGCCGCCGCCACGGCTGCCGTCGACGCCGTCCTCTGGGCGGGGCCGACGTTCGCCAACCCGATCTGGGGCAAGGTGCTCGACGAGCGCACCGGGGGGTCACCGGTGTGGGCCCCCGAGTTCGACTCGGTCACGCTCACCGGCACGCCCGGGGCGCCGCCGGCACCCGGTCGGCTGTCCGGCCGACCGGTCGTCTACGCCACCCACCCCACCGATCCGGTCACCTGGGCCAGCACGGCGAGCCTCACCGCCAAGCCGCCGTGGATGGACGCGCCCACCGGCATCGGTGTCCCGGAGCCGCTCCTGTGGGCGCCTGGGGTGACCCTGGTCCAGGAGGTCTTCGATCTCATGGCAGGTTTCAGCGCCGCCCCCGGTTACGGCCACAACTACGACCCGAACATGGCCGACGCATGGACGCTCGTGGCCGCCCCCGACGCGTGGTCGGCGGCTCGCACCGAGCAGCTCCGCACGGTCCTCTCGGCCTACGCCGAGGGCGCTTCCTCGAGCTGA
- a CDS encoding cupin domain-containing protein: MTALDADGRSTFVADGPPPGLVTAPDGTGVANLWALTGSPATVHDGADALDDAFTLEPPPGGATWRIIRLPAPDPALPVEAQFLGVAGDEAASGGRRGMHTTDTLDLMTVLDGRVELELDEGRVHLGPGDVVVQRGTAHRWRVLDGRPTTYSVVMLRPSPGTWPAADLAPRGTVAPAGVGPRRVVTGLDAAGHSVVVVDGEAPGTFAFAGGAMGYGALWSTGGPLRSPLQGGDPVRPWIQLRPLGDGVSFVHVVLPGGAARDALGERHPDLGARMAVLAPGMRTTGHHDPDDPSLHRTDTIDLGVIVEGRVELELPDGGAVLLGPGDTVVQRGTWHRWRAVGDAPARFVSVMIGVPPAPGVPRADTSPAPSRN, encoded by the coding sequence GTGACCGCGCTCGATGCGGACGGTCGATCGACGTTCGTCGCCGACGGACCGCCCCCGGGGCTGGTGACCGCGCCCGACGGCACCGGGGTGGCCAACCTCTGGGCCCTCACCGGATCGCCGGCCACGGTGCACGACGGTGCCGACGCCCTGGACGACGCCTTCACCCTCGAACCGCCCCCCGGCGGGGCGACCTGGAGGATCATCCGCCTCCCGGCCCCTGATCCGGCCCTGCCGGTCGAGGCCCAGTTCCTCGGCGTGGCCGGTGACGAAGCGGCGTCGGGTGGGCGGCGGGGCATGCACACCACTGACACCCTCGACCTGATGACCGTGCTCGACGGTCGGGTGGAGCTCGAGCTCGACGAGGGTCGGGTGCACCTGGGGCCCGGCGACGTCGTGGTGCAGCGGGGCACCGCCCACCGCTGGCGGGTCCTCGACGGACGTCCCACGACGTACTCGGTCGTGATGCTGCGGCCGTCACCGGGCACGTGGCCGGCCGCCGATCTGGCGCCGAGAGGCACGGTCGCACCAGCCGGCGTCGGACCCCGCCGGGTCGTGACCGGCCTCGACGCCGCGGGACACAGCGTCGTGGTCGTCGACGGCGAAGCGCCAGGCACCTTCGCCTTCGCAGGCGGAGCGATGGGCTACGGGGCGCTCTGGTCCACCGGCGGCCCGCTGCGATCCCCGCTCCAGGGAGGTGACCCCGTCAGGCCCTGGATCCAGCTCCGACCGCTCGGCGACGGGGTGTCGTTCGTCCACGTCGTCCTGCCCGGTGGCGCAGCCCGCGACGCGCTCGGGGAACGCCACCCCGACCTCGGTGCCCGCATGGCGGTCCTCGCGCCCGGCATGCGCACCACCGGCCACCACGATCCCGACGACCCGTCGCTGCACCGCACGGACACCATCGACCTCGGCGTGATCGTCGAGGGTCGGGTCGAGCTCGAGCTGCCGGACGGCGGGGCCGTGCTCCTCGGCCCGGGCGACACGGTGGTGCAGCGGGGCACCTGGCACCGGTGGCGCGCCGTCGGGGACGCTCCGGCCCGCTTCGTGTCGGTGATGATCGGCGTGCCGCCGGCACCCGGGGTGCCCAGGGCGGACACCTCGCCCGCACCCTCCCGGAACTGA
- a CDS encoding amidohydrolase: MSDADERYVVISADGHCGAFMEGYKPYLESRWHDEFDAWAADYEVTYEDLLGPDGERNWNSDRRASELEADGQVAEVLFPNTIPPFFPKGSLTAQPPAVTAEDNTRRWAGLQAHNRWLADFCADKPGRRAGVVQITLHDIEASVAEIRWAREVGLHGGVLLPGTPPGLGLPQLYDPYYEPLWQVCEELGMPVNHHTGSAAPPMGPTPQDAVVFLLEVSWWAHRALTHLLVGGVFERHPDMQLVFTEQGSAWVPEELLRLDYFWGRMGAAGGSQEQVWGREVVGSMSLKPSEYWARQCHLGASFIRPQEVGLRHSVGVDRIMWGSDYPHKEASYPFSLEAIRGSFAGVPHDEVAMMLGGNAAALYGFDLEALRPLAQQVGPRVADVDRPLVPGEVPIEADKCPAFIGYDFATAAE; the protein is encoded by the coding sequence ATGTCCGACGCCGACGAGCGCTACGTCGTCATCTCCGCCGACGGCCACTGCGGGGCCTTCATGGAGGGCTACAAGCCCTACCTCGAGTCGAGGTGGCACGACGAGTTCGACGCGTGGGCGGCCGACTACGAGGTGACCTACGAGGACCTGCTCGGCCCCGACGGCGAGCGCAACTGGAACAGCGACCGCCGCGCTTCCGAGCTCGAGGCCGACGGCCAGGTGGCCGAGGTGCTCTTCCCGAACACCATCCCGCCGTTCTTCCCGAAGGGCTCGCTCACCGCGCAGCCCCCCGCCGTCACCGCCGAGGACAACACCCGCCGCTGGGCGGGCCTGCAGGCCCACAACCGCTGGCTGGCCGACTTCTGCGCCGACAAGCCCGGCCGGCGCGCCGGGGTCGTACAGATCACCCTCCACGACATCGAGGCCTCCGTCGCCGAGATTCGCTGGGCCCGCGAGGTGGGGCTCCACGGGGGCGTGCTCCTGCCGGGCACACCCCCCGGTCTCGGGCTGCCCCAGCTCTACGACCCCTACTACGAGCCGCTCTGGCAGGTGTGCGAGGAGCTCGGGATGCCGGTCAACCACCACACCGGCAGCGCCGCCCCGCCGATGGGCCCGACACCGCAGGACGCGGTGGTGTTCCTGCTCGAGGTGTCCTGGTGGGCCCACCGGGCCCTCACCCACCTGCTCGTCGGCGGCGTCTTCGAGCGCCACCCGGACATGCAGCTCGTCTTCACCGAGCAGGGCTCGGCGTGGGTGCCCGAGGAGCTCCTGCGCCTCGACTACTTCTGGGGGCGGATGGGCGCCGCCGGCGGCTCCCAGGAGCAGGTCTGGGGTCGCGAGGTCGTCGGGTCGATGTCGCTGAAGCCCAGTGAGTACTGGGCCCGCCAGTGCCACCTCGGGGCCAGCTTCATCCGTCCCCAGGAGGTCGGCCTGCGCCACTCCGTCGGTGTCGACCGCATCATGTGGGGCAGCGACTACCCGCACAAGGAAGCCAGCTACCCGTTCTCGCTCGAGGCCATCCGGGGCTCGTTCGCCGGCGTGCCCCACGACGAGGTCGCGATGATGCTCGGCGGCAACGCGGCAGCCCTGTACGGCTTCGACCTCGAGGCGCTCCGTCCGCTCGCCCAGCAGGTGGGGCCGCGCGTCGCCGACGTCGATCGTCCGCTGGTGCCCGGCGAGGTGCCGATCGAGGCCGACAAGTGCCCGGCCTTCATCGGGTACGACTTCGCCACCGCCGCCGAGTAG
- a CDS encoding enoyl-CoA hydratase-related protein, with amino-acid sequence MLQIHDTDRVRVLTLDRPEARNAFNEALYDATTDALIDAAADRTVAVVVITGSEGAFSAGTDLLEMAARMGDGFVPGRHGFPGMIDRLAEFPKPLLLAVNGLGLGIGATIVGFADLVFMSTEARLKCPFTSLAVAPEAASSFTFPRLLGRQAATWALLSSEWLSAEECHEMGLAWKLCEPDELMEVTLRHARVLAAKPIDSLVISKAAIVAPFRAEIEAARAREDAAFGELMGAPANLEALAAFAEKREPDFAAIDAAD; translated from the coding sequence GTGCTGCAGATCCACGACACCGACCGGGTGCGGGTCCTCACCCTCGACCGCCCCGAGGCCCGCAACGCCTTCAACGAGGCGCTCTACGACGCCACCACCGACGCCCTCATCGACGCCGCCGCTGATCGCACCGTGGCGGTCGTGGTGATCACCGGCTCCGAAGGCGCCTTCTCGGCCGGCACCGACCTGTTGGAGATGGCGGCGCGGATGGGTGACGGCTTCGTCCCCGGCCGTCACGGCTTCCCGGGCATGATCGACCGGCTCGCCGAGTTCCCGAAGCCGCTGCTCCTCGCCGTCAACGGCCTCGGCCTCGGCATCGGCGCCACCATCGTGGGCTTCGCCGACCTGGTGTTCATGTCGACCGAGGCCCGCCTCAAGTGCCCGTTCACCAGCTTGGCGGTGGCGCCGGAGGCGGCCAGCAGCTTCACGTTCCCGCGCCTGCTCGGACGCCAGGCAGCCACCTGGGCGCTGCTCAGCTCCGAGTGGCTGTCCGCCGAGGAGTGCCACGAGATGGGCCTGGCCTGGAAGCTGTGCGAGCCCGACGAGCTGATGGAGGTCACCCTCCGCCACGCCCGCGTGCTGGCCGCCAAGCCCATCGACTCCCTGGTCATCTCGAAGGCGGCGATCGTGGCGCCGTTCCGTGCCGAGATCGAGGCCGCCCGGGCACGTGAGGACGCGGCGTTCGGCGAGCTCATGGGCGCGCCGGCGAACCTCGAGGCGCTGGCGGCCTTCGCCGAGAAGCGCGAGCCCGACTTCGCGGCCATCGACGCCGCCGACTGA
- a CDS encoding acyl-CoA dehydrogenase family protein, with the protein MSVDLGLTDDQESIRELFDGFFTKEAPPSVARAAEPLGFDPDLWSAVVALGAAGMGVGADAGGGGAALADLVVVAECVGRAIAPVPLVEHMVAARAWPADDLVAGEVVATIALHPADGEGRWTLVPAGAVADVVIGVEGDELVAVRQSPPGTGPRNHASAPLADRSARDGDRTVLGPASGFAVVLDEWRILTAAALVGLAEQAMRMGVQYVMEREQFGVPVGSFQAVQHGLADLPVLVDGGRMLAHKAAWAAGLGPERGVVDFDDNDYSDRATLASMAFVFAGDAAAVATDRSLHYHGGYGFAEEYDIQLYYRRARGWRLVAGSPAAECLHLADQLFGAVDSGS; encoded by the coding sequence ATGAGCGTGGACCTCGGACTCACCGACGACCAGGAGTCGATCCGGGAGCTGTTCGACGGCTTCTTCACGAAAGAGGCGCCGCCGTCGGTGGCGCGGGCGGCCGAACCGCTGGGGTTCGATCCCGACCTGTGGTCGGCGGTCGTGGCCCTGGGTGCGGCCGGGATGGGTGTGGGCGCCGACGCGGGCGGTGGCGGTGCGGCCCTCGCCGACCTCGTCGTCGTCGCCGAGTGCGTGGGCCGGGCCATCGCGCCGGTTCCGCTCGTCGAGCACATGGTCGCCGCCCGGGCCTGGCCGGCCGACGACCTCGTCGCCGGCGAGGTGGTCGCCACCATCGCGTTGCACCCTGCCGACGGCGAAGGCCGTTGGACGTTGGTTCCCGCCGGAGCGGTGGCCGACGTCGTGATCGGGGTCGAGGGCGACGAGCTCGTCGCCGTGCGGCAGTCCCCACCCGGTACCGGGCCGCGCAACCACGCCTCGGCACCGCTCGCCGACCGCTCCGCCCGAGATGGCGATCGCACCGTGCTGGGCCCCGCGTCGGGCTTCGCCGTGGTCCTCGACGAGTGGCGCATCCTGACTGCCGCCGCACTCGTGGGCCTGGCCGAGCAGGCCATGCGCATGGGGGTGCAGTACGTGATGGAGCGCGAGCAGTTCGGCGTCCCCGTCGGATCCTTCCAGGCCGTCCAGCACGGCTTGGCCGATCTGCCCGTCCTCGTCGACGGGGGCCGCATGCTCGCCCACAAGGCGGCCTGGGCTGCGGGCCTCGGTCCCGAGCGCGGTGTCGTCGACTTCGACGACAACGACTACAGCGACCGTGCCACGCTCGCCTCCATGGCGTTCGTGTTCGCGGGCGACGCCGCAGCGGTGGCCACCGACAGGAGCCTGCACTACCACGGCGGGTACGGCTTCGCGGAGGAGTACGACATCCAGCTCTACTACCGCCGGGCTCGGGGCTGGCGCCTCGTCGCCGGTTCCCCTGCCGCCGAGTGCCTCCATCTCGCCGACCAGCTCTTCGGAGCCGTCGACTCCGGGTCGTGA
- a CDS encoding LLM class F420-dependent oxidoreductase, translating into MKLGLVWGYWTAQPPDNIVELTREAEAVGFDSVWTAESWGSDAFTPLAWIAAHTERIKLGTGVVQLSARTPVATAMAAMTLDHLSNGRMMLGLGVSGPQVVEGWYGRPANKPLARTREYVEIIRKAFLREGPLTNDGEFYPMPYNGPESTGLGKPLKIMTHPLRSQIPIFIGAEGPKNVTQTAQIADGWLPLYYSPYRQEVYADQLVDAGDDFQINALVTFNVTDDVATGLWPVKAALGFYIGGMGAKGQNYHTKLMARMGYEEEAYRIQDLFFEGKRDEAIAAVPDAFADEISLVGPAGRIKERLEAWRDSPVTTLMIAPRGPDALRQAAELVNG; encoded by the coding sequence ATGAAGTTGGGACTGGTGTGGGGCTACTGGACGGCGCAGCCGCCCGACAACATCGTCGAGCTCACCCGCGAGGCCGAAGCGGTGGGCTTCGACTCGGTGTGGACCGCCGAGTCGTGGGGGTCCGACGCCTTCACCCCGCTGGCCTGGATCGCCGCCCACACCGAGCGAATCAAGCTCGGCACCGGGGTCGTGCAGCTCTCGGCCCGCACGCCGGTCGCGACGGCCATGGCCGCCATGACCCTCGACCACCTCTCCAACGGGCGCATGATGCTCGGCCTCGGCGTCTCGGGCCCCCAGGTCGTCGAGGGCTGGTACGGCCGCCCCGCCAACAAGCCGTTGGCCCGCACCCGTGAGTACGTCGAGATCATCCGCAAGGCGTTCCTGCGCGAGGGCCCACTCACCAACGACGGCGAGTTCTACCCGATGCCCTACAACGGACCCGAGTCCACCGGGCTCGGCAAGCCGCTCAAGATCATGACCCACCCGCTGCGCTCGCAGATCCCGATCTTCATCGGGGCCGAGGGCCCGAAGAACGTCACCCAGACCGCCCAGATCGCCGACGGGTGGCTGCCGCTCTACTACTCGCCGTACCGCCAGGAGGTCTACGCCGACCAGCTCGTCGACGCGGGCGACGACTTCCAGATCAACGCCCTCGTCACCTTCAACGTCACCGACGACGTGGCCACCGGGCTGTGGCCGGTCAAGGCGGCGCTCGGCTTCTACATCGGCGGCATGGGCGCCAAGGGCCAGAACTACCACACCAAGCTGATGGCCCGGATGGGCTACGAGGAGGAGGCGTACCGCATCCAGGACCTCTTCTTCGAGGGCAAGCGCGACGAGGCCATCGCCGCCGTGCCCGACGCCTTCGCCGACGAGATCTCCCTGGTGGGCCCGGCCGGTCGCATCAAGGAGCGCCTCGAGGCGTGGCGCGACAGCCCGGTGACCACCCTGATGATCGCCCCTCGCGGCCCGGACGCGCTGCGCCAGGCCGCCGAGCTCGTGAACGGCTGA
- a CDS encoding acyl-CoA synthetase — MSDTAAPTRTYNLGDLLEIVAASVPDRLALVAGDVRYTFAEFDRRTNQVARMLLDLGLEPGAKVAIYSWNRAEWAELFFGAAKARVVPINVNYRYVAHELEYVLENSDAEVVVFERGFAPVMAEVAPKLPKLTTTLVLEDGTDHDAGAAGSYEDLVSAQSGEALGNQRSNDDLYFLYTGGTTGMPKGVMWRHEDLFFAALSSGLGPDPVSSPEEIVERSLPEEFARPSLLIAPLMHGAAQWGMGNMIFAGAGVALYTEHGLDPHAVWELAEREKCMGITLVGDAMARPLADALADGTRTYDLSGMFRIGSGGGVFSPAVQDQLKALIPHVAIMDSYGASETGAGGMSAEGGPRRFVVGPELNVLDDALEPVGPGVVGLLARTGHIPLGYYKDEKKTAATFPTDAAGNRWSVPGDFATIDDDGVVTLLGRGSQCINTGGEKVYPEEVEEALKSHPGVFDALVVGVPDERWGERVVAVVAPRGDARPTVDDLAAHCGSTIARYKTPKAVTFVEAIKRSPAGKADYRWAKETASAG; from the coding sequence ATGTCCGACACCGCCGCACCGACGCGCACCTACAACCTGGGTGACCTGCTCGAGATCGTCGCAGCCAGCGTGCCCGACCGCCTGGCGCTCGTGGCCGGCGACGTCCGCTACACCTTCGCCGAGTTCGACCGGCGCACCAACCAGGTGGCCCGGATGCTGCTCGACCTCGGCCTCGAACCCGGGGCGAAGGTGGCGATCTACTCCTGGAACCGCGCCGAGTGGGCCGAGCTGTTCTTCGGGGCGGCCAAGGCGCGGGTCGTGCCGATCAACGTGAACTACCGCTACGTCGCACACGAGCTGGAGTACGTGCTGGAGAACTCCGACGCCGAGGTCGTCGTGTTCGAGCGGGGCTTCGCGCCGGTGATGGCCGAGGTGGCGCCGAAGCTCCCGAAGCTGACGACCACCCTCGTGCTCGAGGACGGCACCGATCACGACGCAGGGGCGGCCGGCAGCTACGAGGACCTGGTCTCGGCCCAGTCGGGGGAGGCCCTCGGCAACCAGCGCTCGAACGACGACCTGTACTTCCTCTACACCGGCGGCACCACGGGGATGCCGAAGGGTGTGATGTGGCGCCACGAGGACCTGTTCTTCGCGGCCCTCTCGTCGGGCCTCGGCCCGGACCCGGTCTCGAGCCCCGAGGAGATCGTCGAGCGATCCCTGCCCGAGGAGTTCGCCCGCCCCAGCCTCCTCATCGCCCCGCTCATGCACGGCGCCGCGCAGTGGGGCATGGGCAACATGATCTTCGCCGGCGCCGGTGTGGCCCTCTACACCGAGCACGGCCTCGACCCCCACGCCGTGTGGGAGCTCGCCGAGCGCGAGAAGTGCATGGGCATCACCCTCGTGGGCGACGCCATGGCTCGCCCGCTCGCCGACGCCCTCGCCGACGGGACCCGCACCTACGACCTCTCCGGCATGTTCCGCATCGGCTCCGGCGGCGGCGTGTTCTCCCCGGCGGTCCAGGACCAGCTCAAGGCCCTGATCCCCCACGTCGCCATCATGGACAGCTACGGCGCTTCGGAGACGGGCGCCGGGGGCATGAGCGCCGAGGGCGGTCCGCGCCGCTTCGTCGTCGGACCCGAGCTCAACGTGCTCGACGACGCGCTCGAGCCCGTCGGCCCCGGCGTCGTCGGCCTGCTGGCCCGCACCGGCCACATCCCCCTCGGGTACTACAAGGACGAGAAGAAGACCGCGGCGACCTTTCCCACCGATGCCGCCGGCAACCGCTGGTCGGTGCCCGGCGACTTCGCCACCATCGACGACGACGGGGTCGTGACCCTCCTCGGTCGGGGTTCGCAGTGCATCAACACCGGCGGCGAGAAGGTGTACCCCGAGGAGGTCGAGGAGGCGCTCAAGAGCCATCCCGGGGTGTTCGACGCGCTCGTCGTGGGGGTGCCGGACGAGCGCTGGGGGGAGCGCGTCGTGGCCGTGGTGGCGCCCAGGGGCGACGCGCGCCCGACGGTCGACGACCTGGCCGCTCATTGCGGTTCGACCATCGCCCGCTACAAGACCCCGAAGGCCGTCACCTTCGTCGAGGCCATCAAGCGCTCCCCGGCGGGCAAGGCCGACTACCGCTGGGCCAAGGAGACGGCGTCGGCGGGGTGA